In Columba livia isolate bColLiv1 breed racing homer chromosome 20, bColLiv1.pat.W.v2, whole genome shotgun sequence, a genomic segment contains:
- the NUFIP2 gene encoding FMR1-interacting protein NUFIP2 isoform X1, whose protein sequence is MEEQPHHHHHHHYYYYGHHHHHSQSAYLPPPDGRAQPKPPLRHEHKHGGPQHQETPKRRAGYGELNGNAGEREVSLKGLCSDETATPGPRVPNGSQQLVDTTATPKQTVKANALGKAGIKTKNFIQKNSMDKKNEKSYENKHRESQSSDKPEGVSIPNGVVTNNSGYITNGYIGKGADNDGSGSESGYTTPKKRKGRRNSAKGCENLNLVQDKIMQQEVSAPTLKQELESFKPDYSEQKGNRIENTKPVWKYEAGAGGAGRGKPGLGDVQRKNSDAKPGISSKKFDDRPKGKHASSATSKEDSWTLFKPPPVFPVDNSSAKIVPKISYASKVKENLNKAAQTPSTSSSSSSSSAGETQAQTSSRLSQVPMSAMKSVTSASFSNGPILAGTDGNVYSPGTQPLLASAASALPSTSSESGPQDTSTTSTALEQKKPSLFIYPSNMQTVLLGAAQVDFPSQTNQQNLGDIFQNQWGLSFINEPSAGPETVVGKSADNQLMEVTFQGEYPGTLVSQCAEIIPSGTEQPVFPKAYELDKRTSPQILSAILKPGTAVEGGVLALESHHTGDLQKADTSSQGALVFLSKDYEMENPLASPTNNLLASAKEQRYQRGLERKDSWGSFDLRAAILYHTKEMESVWNLQKQDPKRIIIYDEAMDRPDQ, encoded by the exons ATGGAGGAGCagccccaccaccaccatcaccaccattACTACTACTAcggccaccaccaccaccattcGCAGAGCGCCTACCTGCCGCCGCCCGACGGCCGAGCCCAGCCCAAGCCGCCGCTCCGACACGAGCACAAGCACGGCGGCCCGCAGCACCAGGAGACGCCGAAGCGGAGAGCAG GCTACGGAGAGCTAAATGGTAacgcaggagaaagagaagtgtCATTGAAGGGCCTGTGCTCTGATGAAACGGCCACCCCAGGACCCAGGGTACCCAATGGCAGCCAGCAGCTCGTAGACACTACGGCGACCCCAAAGCAGACTGTGAAGGCCAATGCTTTGGGTAAAGCTGGAATCAAAACCAAGAACTTCATTCAGAAAAATAGCATGGACAAAAAGAATGAGAAGTCCTAcgaaaacaaacacagagaaagcCAGTCCTCAGACAAGCCAGAGGGAGTGTCTATTCCAAACGGCGTGGTAACCAATAATTCTGGCTATATCACGAATGGCTACATAGGCAAGGGGGCTGATAACGATGGTAGCGGCTCTGAGAGTGGATATACTACGCCTAAAAAGCGGAAAGGCAGGCGCAACAGTGCCAAGGGTTGTGAGAACTTGAATCTAGTACAGGACAAAATAATGCAACAGGAGGTCAGTGCCCCGACCTTAAAACAGGAACTTGAGAGTTTCAAGCCTGATTATAGTGAACAAAAGGGGAACCGAATTGAGAATACTAAACCTGTTTGGAAATAtgaggctggggctggtggagcAGGCCGGGGAAAGCCTGGGCTTGGGGATGTGCAGCGAAAGAACTCTGATGCCAAACCCGGGATTAGCAGCAAGAAGTTTGATGACCGGCCCAAAGGAAAGCACGCATCGTCGGCCACGTCTAAAGAGGACTCATGGACCTTATTTAAACCGCCCCCAGTTTTTCCAGTGGACAATAGCAGTGCTAAAATTGTTCCCAAAATAAGTTATGCAAGTAAAGTTAAAGAAAACCTCAACAAAGCAGCGCAAACCCCATCCACGTCGTCTTCGTCATCTTCATCGTCTGCCGGGGAAACTCAGGCCCAAACATCGAGTCGACTGTCCCAAGTCCCCATGTCTGCTATGAAATCTGTTACTTCTGCCAGCTTCTCCAACGGGCCAATTCTCGCAGGGACCGATGGAAACGTCTATTCCCCAGGGACCCAGCCACTGCTCGCATCTGCTGCTAGTGCCCTACCATCAACCTCCTCCGAGTCGGGACCCCAGGACACGAGTACAACTTCAACAGCTCTCGAACAAAAGAAACCTAGCCTTTTTATCTACCCTTCAAATATGCAAACTGTGCTTCTGGGTGCAGCGCAAGTCGATTTCCCATCACAGACGAATCAGCAGAATCTGGGAGATATCTTCCAGAATCAGTGGGGCTTGTCTTTCATAAATGAGCCCAGCGCCGGCCCCGAAACTGTTGTGGGGAAATCTGCGGATAATCAGTTAATGGAAGTGACATTTCAAGGGGAATATCCTGGCACTTTGGTTTCACAGTGTGCTGAAATCATTCCCTCAGGAACTGAACAACCTGTGTTTCCCAAGGCTTACGAGCTGGATAAACGGACTAGCCCTCAAATTCTTAGTGCTATTCTTAAGCCTGGGACTGCTGTTGAGGGTGGTGTCTTAGCTTTGGAGTCGCATCACACAGGTGACCTACAAAAGGCAGACACCAGTAGCCAAGGTGCTTTAGTGTTTCTTTCAAAAGACTATGAAATGGAGAATCCTCTGGCCTCTCCTACGAACAATTTGCTAGCCTCCGCCAAAGAACAGAGGTACCAGAGAGGCCTAGAAAGGAAAGATAGCTGGGGTTCTTTTGACCTGAGGGCTGCTATTCTATATCACACTAAAG AAATGGAATCGGTTTGGAATTTGCAGAAGCAAG aTCCCAAAAGGATAATCATTTACGATGAAGCCATGGATCGCCCGGATCAATGA
- the NUFIP2 gene encoding FMR1-interacting protein NUFIP2 isoform X2 — protein sequence MDKKNEKSYENKHRESQSSDKPEGVSIPNGVVTNNSGYITNGYIGKGADNDGSGSESGYTTPKKRKGRRNSAKGCENLNLVQDKIMQQEVSAPTLKQELESFKPDYSEQKGNRIENTKPVWKYEAGAGGAGRGKPGLGDVQRKNSDAKPGISSKKFDDRPKGKHASSATSKEDSWTLFKPPPVFPVDNSSAKIVPKISYASKVKENLNKAAQTPSTSSSSSSSSAGETQAQTSSRLSQVPMSAMKSVTSASFSNGPILAGTDGNVYSPGTQPLLASAASALPSTSSESGPQDTSTTSTALEQKKPSLFIYPSNMQTVLLGAAQVDFPSQTNQQNLGDIFQNQWGLSFINEPSAGPETVVGKSADNQLMEVTFQGEYPGTLVSQCAEIIPSGTEQPVFPKAYELDKRTSPQILSAILKPGTAVEGGVLALESHHTGDLQKADTSSQGALVFLSKDYEMENPLASPTNNLLASAKEQRYQRGLERKDSWGSFDLRAAILYHTKEMESVWNLQKQDPKRIIIYDEAMDRPDQ from the exons ATGGACAAAAAGAATGAGAAGTCCTAcgaaaacaaacacagagaaagcCAGTCCTCAGACAAGCCAGAGGGAGTGTCTATTCCAAACGGCGTGGTAACCAATAATTCTGGCTATATCACGAATGGCTACATAGGCAAGGGGGCTGATAACGATGGTAGCGGCTCTGAGAGTGGATATACTACGCCTAAAAAGCGGAAAGGCAGGCGCAACAGTGCCAAGGGTTGTGAGAACTTGAATCTAGTACAGGACAAAATAATGCAACAGGAGGTCAGTGCCCCGACCTTAAAACAGGAACTTGAGAGTTTCAAGCCTGATTATAGTGAACAAAAGGGGAACCGAATTGAGAATACTAAACCTGTTTGGAAATAtgaggctggggctggtggagcAGGCCGGGGAAAGCCTGGGCTTGGGGATGTGCAGCGAAAGAACTCTGATGCCAAACCCGGGATTAGCAGCAAGAAGTTTGATGACCGGCCCAAAGGAAAGCACGCATCGTCGGCCACGTCTAAAGAGGACTCATGGACCTTATTTAAACCGCCCCCAGTTTTTCCAGTGGACAATAGCAGTGCTAAAATTGTTCCCAAAATAAGTTATGCAAGTAAAGTTAAAGAAAACCTCAACAAAGCAGCGCAAACCCCATCCACGTCGTCTTCGTCATCTTCATCGTCTGCCGGGGAAACTCAGGCCCAAACATCGAGTCGACTGTCCCAAGTCCCCATGTCTGCTATGAAATCTGTTACTTCTGCCAGCTTCTCCAACGGGCCAATTCTCGCAGGGACCGATGGAAACGTCTATTCCCCAGGGACCCAGCCACTGCTCGCATCTGCTGCTAGTGCCCTACCATCAACCTCCTCCGAGTCGGGACCCCAGGACACGAGTACAACTTCAACAGCTCTCGAACAAAAGAAACCTAGCCTTTTTATCTACCCTTCAAATATGCAAACTGTGCTTCTGGGTGCAGCGCAAGTCGATTTCCCATCACAGACGAATCAGCAGAATCTGGGAGATATCTTCCAGAATCAGTGGGGCTTGTCTTTCATAAATGAGCCCAGCGCCGGCCCCGAAACTGTTGTGGGGAAATCTGCGGATAATCAGTTAATGGAAGTGACATTTCAAGGGGAATATCCTGGCACTTTGGTTTCACAGTGTGCTGAAATCATTCCCTCAGGAACTGAACAACCTGTGTTTCCCAAGGCTTACGAGCTGGATAAACGGACTAGCCCTCAAATTCTTAGTGCTATTCTTAAGCCTGGGACTGCTGTTGAGGGTGGTGTCTTAGCTTTGGAGTCGCATCACACAGGTGACCTACAAAAGGCAGACACCAGTAGCCAAGGTGCTTTAGTGTTTCTTTCAAAAGACTATGAAATGGAGAATCCTCTGGCCTCTCCTACGAACAATTTGCTAGCCTCCGCCAAAGAACAGAGGTACCAGAGAGGCCTAGAAAGGAAAGATAGCTGGGGTTCTTTTGACCTGAGGGCTGCTATTCTATATCACACTAAAG AAATGGAATCGGTTTGGAATTTGCAGAAGCAAG aTCCCAAAAGGATAATCATTTACGATGAAGCCATGGATCGCCCGGATCAATGA